The Myxococcus virescens nucleotide sequence CTCGAACCCCATTGAGTGGCTGACCGACAACGGCCCGGCCTACACAGCCCATGAGACGCGCGAATTTGGGAGCAGCCTGGGCCTGCTCATCCGCACCACGCCGGCCTACTCCCCCGAGAGCAATGGCATGGCGGAGTCCTTCGTGAAGAGCTTCAAGCGCGACTACGTGTACCTGGCCCGAC carries:
- a CDS encoding integrase core domain-containing protein, coding for SNPIEWLTDNGPAYTAHETREFGSSLGLLIRTTPAYSPESNGMAESFVKSFKRDYVYLARLDSAEAVLQQLPAWFHDYNTVHPHKALKMRSPREFRLAASPL